CCTCCGCGGAATCCATAAATTTGAAAGATTCTTTCCGCTCCCTGTTGCCTCGCTGCTTCCAGGCAATATTCAAACGCATCCACAGTATGGGCATAATCCACAACGAACTTAGCTCCTGAAGGGTGGATTATAGTTTCAAAACGGCCCGGGATGCCCGGGAATCCAGCCAGGGCCTTAATAATATCTGCAGTGTCTATCCCCAGATCAACGCCTGTCAAAAAAGCCATTGCTGCATTATAGACATTATGGTGTCCCGGAAGAGGAAATTCAATTTCAAAAGACTGACCTTTCATCTCCAAAATAAATACTGTTCTCCCATTAATAGCAACGTCTTTTATTGAACAGCACTGATCATCACCAAGCAAAATCAAAGGAATCTTTTCTTTTTGCAGGTCCTCTGCCATTTTTTCTCCCCATGAATTATAGAGATTTATAACTCCTTTACCGCCGTCTTTTAGTAAGGTGAAGATTTTCTTTTATCAAGAAAATACTGATCCATAT
This window of the Cytobacillus pseudoceanisediminis genome carries:
- a CDS encoding glutamate ligase domain-containing protein gives rise to the protein MKGQSFEIEFPLPGHHNVYNAAMAFLTGVDLGIDTADIIKALAGFPGIPGRFETIIHPSGAKFVVDYAHTVDAFEYCLEAARQQGAERIFQIYGFRGGRDQSKRMDMIKASAKYCHKFYLTADDLNDESEDEMISQLHRLNKEFGCGKGK